GGTGCGGCACAGCGGCGCACTCCTGACGGTCGACGCGGTAACGACGGCGGGCATGGAACCCTTCCACGCGGAAGCGTGGGGCGTGGACTACGCGTACACCGGCGCACAGAAGTGCCTGTCGGCTCCTCCCGGTCTGGCTCCCATCATGGTCAGCGAGCGGGCCTTTTCGCGCTTCAGCGCCCGGCGCACGCAGACGCCCTCGTGGTACACCGATTTCGAAGGCCTCCGCGCCTACTGGTCAGATCACACGTACCATCACACCGTTCCCGTCAACCTGCACTTCGCGTTCCATGCCGCGCTGCGGGCCGCCCTGACCGAGGGGCTGGAAGCGCGGGCGCTGCGGGTGCGCCGCATGGGGCAGGCCATCTTCGCCGCACTGTCACCGCTGGGTTTCTCGCACTATGTCAAGCGCGAGGCCGACCGCCTACCCACCGTGCTAGCGCTGCGGCTGCCGGAAGGACTGGACGACGCGGGCCTGAGAAGCCGTCTGCGCGACCGCAATATCAGCATCACCGGGGGACTGGGGCCGACAGCGGGCCTGATCTGGCGGCTGGGCCTGATGGGGGAGGCGGCCCGCCCTCAGCCTTACCGCATCTTCCTGGGCGCACTCGAAGACCTGCTGGGCGAGCGCGGCCTCGTCGAGCGCTTTCAGGACAGCTGGACGGCCTCGGCCTCGGTGTCCGGCGAGCCAGAGCAGCCAGAGCACCGAGCGGTGGTGACCCGCTAGCCCCAGAAGGGGAGATGAGGCCAGACCTGTATGTCGGCCCGCCCGCCCAGACGACCTCTTCACGCACGCCTTCATCCTTTCACTGTCTTTGCACGCCCCCGAGGTCTTCCATGTCTTCAGAACCCCGTATTACCACCGAACGCCGTGGCCCCGTCCTGCTGATGGGCCTGAACCGCCCGGCCAAAGGCAACGCTTTTGACATCGCCATGCTGCACGGTCTGGCCGACGCCTTCACGCAGCTCGAAGACGACGCAGGCCTGCGCTGCGGGGTCGTGTTTGCCCACGGTGCGCTGTTTACCGGGGGCCTCGACCTCACCGATGTGGCTCCGGCCCTTGCCACAGGGGCACTGGCTCTGCCGCCGGAAACAGTCGATCCGTGATCTACCCAGGGTCGACGCCTCAACAAACCGGTGGTGGGGGCCGTGCATGGCAAATGCCTGACGCTGGGCATCGAACTGTTGCTGGCGCTGGATATACGCGTCGCGGCGAGCGACGCGACGTTTGCTCAGATCGAGGTGCAGCGCGGCATCTTTCCGTTTGGGGGTGCCACGCTGCGCTTTCCACAGGTGGCCGGCTGGGGAAACGCGATGCGCTACCTGCTGACCGGCGATGAATTCGGCGCACACGAAGCGCTGCGGCTGGGGCTGGTACAGGAAGTGGTAGAAACCGGACAGGAACTCAACCGGGCCATCGAGTTGGCCGAGCGCGTGGCGGCCCAGGCTCCGCTGGGGATTCAGGCCACGCTCGCTTCGGCGCGGCTGGCAGCAGAAGGCGGCGAACACTTCCGTGCCGCCGCCGACCAGCTGATGCCCGAGGTGATGCGGCTGTTCGCCACTGACGATGCCCGGGAAGGACTTCAGTCTTTTCAGGAGCGCCGCCCCGCGACCTTCAGCGGGAAGTAAGCGAACGGTGGGCGACGGGAAAACTGTCTCCGTCGCCCACCGTCTTTTTCTTTCTTACTGCCGAACGCTGAACGGCAGACCGGTCGAGCGCATTCCGCCCACTTCCACGTACAGCCAGCTGCCGCCCACCGGAGCATTGCTGGGCACGGTGAAGACGATCTGGCTGTCGGTCCAGCTCACCACGGCCGAGGCCGGGATGGCGTAACCGCCAGCGCCATTTCCATCGGCTCCGAGCAGCACTTTCGAGGTGGCAGGCCCACCCAGATAGCGGCCCTGCACCGTGACATTTTCACCGCGAGCCGCAGCGGGGGAGAGTTTGATCAGGACCGGGGTCACGGTGACGCCCGCCACCTGTGCCGCCGGAGCGCAGGACGTGAGGCCCAGCCCCACCGCACCGACGGTGAGTAAAGAACTCAGAAAGAACACGCGCATAGGATTGCCTCCACCCGGGCAGTCTAATAGCCTTCAGAATGACAGGTCAACTTTCCCCCCCCACCATGCGTATTCTCGTACTTTTCAATCCAAAATCGGGGAAGGGCAAGAGCACCGTGATGCAGTGCGCCGAGCTGCTGCGTTCTGCGGGCTGTGAGGTGGTGGTGCGGGAACTGGGGCCGCAGCTGCCAGTTCAGGACGCCGTGCACGACGTCGTCAGCTTCCAGCGGGTGATCGCGGCGGGCGGAGACGGCACGGTCAGCAGCGTGGCCTACGCGCTCAGATACAAAAATGTGCCGGTGCTGGCGTATCCGGCAGGCACCGCCAACCTGATCGCGCTCAATTTGGGCATGCCCGACCATCCGGCGGCCCTGGCCGAACTGGTGCTCCAGGGGCACGCCGTCCGGGTGGATCTGGGCGAACTGGAAACCGGGGGCCAGACCTGCGGCTTCGCGATGCTGGCCGGGGCCGGGGCCGACGCGCACATGATCCGCGAGAGCGAAGACCTGAAAGCCCGCTTCGGCGTCCTGGCGTATATCTTCAGCGCCCTGAAACAGCTCAACCCGCGCCGCACCACCTTCTCGCTGGTGGTGGACGGCGTGCCGCGCCACATCGACGGCATCGGCGTGATGATCGCCAACTTCGGCAAGGCCAGCTACGGCCTGCCGATTCAGGGAGCCATCAATCCGTCTGATGGCCGCTTCATGGTCATCGTGCTCAAGGCTGGCAACGTGCTTCAGCTGCTGCCAAATGTGATCGACAGCGTTCGCAGCCGCCTGAATCTGGGAGATCCGATCTTCGCGGGAAACGGCTCGGTCGAAACCTTCGCGGCCCGTGAACTGAGCGTCGAGGCCGCCGAGCCGTTTCCGCTGCAATACGACGGCGAACTGCACGAGGAAACCACGCCCTTCACCGCCCGCGTGCTGCCGGGCGCGATTCGCTTCGTGACCGCGCCCGGCAGCACCGATCTGAGTACCTGAACAGGCACGCTTACAGGGAGGCAAGCAGGTGCCACAGCCAGCGCGTGCAGCAGACGTGTTTTCGAACTAACTCAGATTAGTGGGAATACCTAATCTGCTTCCTCAGCGCCACCTGCTTGCCCTTCGCTGCGTTCGCCACGCCAGCAGCAGCAGCGCCAGTGCGCCCAGCAGCGCGGGCAGATCGCCCAGCTTCACATACAGTGTCTGACCGCCGAGCAACTGATAGCGGGCGTGCAGCACACCTTCGCCGCTGTCCAGCGTGGACACCGGGCGGCCCAGATCGTCGATCACACCCAGCACGCCTTTGTTCACGCTCCGCAGTACCCAGCGCCGCGTTTCGATGGCTCGCAGCCGTCCCATCTGAAAATGCTGCGTGACGCCCCACCCCTGATACCAGCCGTCGTTGCTCACATTGACCAGCACCTGAGCGCCGCCCAGCACCATCTGACGGGCCACCCAGGAAAAGATACTGTCATAGCAGATGTAGGTGCCGTACAGCACGCCGTTCAGACGCAGCGGCTCAGCGGCATTTCCGCTGGGGGGTGGATCGAAATTCGGAATGCCGAACAGGTGAAAAATCCAGGTATACAGCGCGTTTAGTGGCCCCGAGAACGGAAAGAATTCTCCGAACGGCACTGGCTTGAGCTTGGTATAGACCACGCTGCCGGGCGAGGTACCGTCCCAGCTCTGGGCGGTATTTCCCCCGGCACTGCTGTAGACGCCGTAGATTCCGGGAGCCGGGGCACGCAGCAGATCGGGGGCATTGATGATGGCCGTTTCGCTCCAGATGGTGAGTTCGCCCGGTTGCCGCGCCTGTGAAAGCTGAAGCAGGCGCTGAAACTGCTGCTCGAAGCCGAGGCTGCCGCTGGCCCGCCCGAACGAGTCGAAGTCGGTGCGGACGAGCAGGGCGCGGCCCTCGGTGCCAGCGGCGGCAGAACGCGTCAGACCGTACACGCTCCCCCCCACCCACAGCAGCAGCGTCAGCACGGGCATCCGCCAGCGGCGATACGCCAGGCTGACCACACTGGCCGCCGTGACGACCACCAATACGCTCAGGCCGAGTGCGCCCCACACGTCGGCGGTCTGGCTGAGCGGCGTGGGCAGCAGGGTCGCGCCCATCCCCGACCACGGAAAGGCCAGCGGCCCCAGGGTTCGCAGCCATTCCAGCAGCACCCAGCCGCCCGCCAGTGCCCACACGCGGGCGAGCGGATCACGAACGGCGCGGGCGGCCAGCCATCCCAGCAGCGCCCAGAAGCCGCCTTCGATCAGAAACAGCGGCAGCACCAGTACGCCGCCCCAGGGCATCCCCGAAAGCTGCACCATGAACTGCGTCAGCCACCACAGCTGCACCGCGAAATAGGCCGTCATGATCCAGAACAGCCGCCCGGCCACCTGTCTGGGGGGGGCGGCACTGGCAGCCAGCCACAGCACACCTGCCAGTGGCAGTGGCGTCAGAAAGCTCCAGGGCAGCGGCAGCCCACACAGGCCCAGAACTGCGCCCAGCAGCAGGCACAGCAGCACGAATGGTACGGAGGAGCGGAGTTGGCGCACCGGCCCACTGTAGCGCAGGGACTCTGCCATCTCTGCTGCCTTTGTTGTTCCTGCATGCAGATCACAGGTGGACGGCAGACCTTTTGCGCTACTCTGGGCTTACTTGTGAGACTGGCTATTCTGAGTGATATTCACGGCAATATTCATGCGTTGACATCGGTCAAGCGCTTTCTGAACGAACACGCCATTACACAGGTCATTGTCCTGGGAGATCTGGTGGGATACGGAGCCAGTCCGGGGCCGGTCATCGATTTCGTGCGGCGTGAGGGCTGGACGTGCAGCCTGGGCAGCAGCGACGCGCGGGTGGCCTTCGATATGCAGCGGAGTGAGCGGCGCGGCGTGGCCGATACCGTGCTCGCCTGGACAGCGCAGACACTCGCGCCCGAGCAGATGGATTTTCTGCGGCGTCTGCCCGCCGGGGGCCGCACCAATACGCCGGTCGGACGTCTGCGGTACTTTCACGGCTCGCCCTACGATCTCGATCAGCGCATCGACCTGATGGGTCAGGAACGCGAGATGGAAGCGCTGGCCGAGCAACTCGGGGCGCGGGTGGTGGTGGCGGGCGGCACCCATGTTCCGTTCGTGCGCCACGTGGCAGAAACGACCTTTATCGATCCCGGTTCGGTGGGCCTGTCGCTCAATCACGAACCCGGAGCCGACGTGGTGATTCTAGAACTCCAGGGCCTGCGCCCGAAAGTGTCGCTGCACAAGGTGCCCTACGATTATCATTCGGCGGCCTTCGACATCATGGCCTGGAGCCTGCCGCCGGTCATTGCCGAGGTCATAAAGACCGGCAAGATGGGGTAAGAGCGGTGATGCGGGCAGGGTGATGGCTGATGAGGCGTCAAAACGGGCCTCAGGTTTCTGTCAATCCCCTGTCCCCCGTACTCGTCTCCCCTGCTACACTCGCCGTTATGGCGTTACAACGACCCAAAGGCACCCAGGATCACCTCCCAGACGGCAGTCCGAAGCTCAGTTCAGAAATCAGCAGCAGTGCGTTTCGCCATGTGACACAGACGGCGCGTACCGTGCTGGAGCGGGCTGGAGCCAGTTTTATCGCCACGCCGATCTTCGAGGAATCCGAACTGGTGACGCGGGGCGTGGGTGGCAGTACGGACATTGTCCGCAAGGAGATGTTCAAGGTGTTCTATGCGGGCGACCACGGCGGGTTTGTCATGCGTCCGGAAGGCACTGCGGGCATCGTGCGGGCATACATCCAGAACGGCCTCAAGCAGCTGCCAGCGCCGCTCAAGCTCTGGACGCACGGCCCGATGTTCAGAGCTGAAAATGTTCAGAAAGGCCGTCTGCGTCAGTTTCATCAGGTGGATTACGAGGTGATCGGTTCGGCAGACGCGCTCGTTGATGCCGAGGCGATCTGGCTGATGGTGGAAGTGGTCAGGGAACTGGGGCTGAGTGGCGTGCAGGTCAAACTGGGCAGCATCGGCGACCCGAGTGACCGCGAAACCTACAACGCGTACCTGAAGGAACTGTTCACGCCGCACGCCGAGCGCCTGTCGGATGACAGCAAAGACCGCCTGACGCGCAATCCGATGCGAATTCTGGATTCCAAGAGCGCGACCGATCAGGGCATCATCGCGGAACTGAACGTCCGGCCCATGCTCGACTTTCTGGGCGAGGAAGCGGCGGCCCACTTTGCTCAGGTGCGGGCGTATCTGGATGCCTGGGGCGTGGCTTACGAGGTCGATCCCAGCATCGTGCGCGGGCTGGATTATTACCGCCGCACCGCCTGGGAGCTGCACCACCAGAACATCGGCGCGAAATCGGCGCTGGGCGGGGGTGGGCGCTATGACGGACTGGCCGCCGAGCTGGGCGGGCCGGACACGCCGGGCATCGGCTGGGCGTTCGGCATCGAGCGCATTCTGATCGCGCTGGAGGCGGAAGGCATTCAGATACCTACCAGTGCAGGCCCGGTCATCTATATCGCCGCGCTGGACGCCGAATACGTGCCGCTGGCGGCGAAGGCGGCGCTGTCGCTGCGTGCCAGTATGCGGGCGGAGTTCGGCTACAAGCACCAGAAACCCGGCAATGCGTTTCGCGAGGGCGAGCGCCGGGGGGCGACATATACGGCGCTGATCGGCTCCGACGAGGCGGCGACGGGCACGCTGGCGGTCAAGCACCTGGGAACGGGCGAGCAGAGCGCCGTGAAACTGGAGGAACTGGCCGAATTTCTGACCACCGACTCGTAACCGCTGAAGCAGGGAGCGAGTAAATTTGGCGAGCAGGACGGAAAATGGAGGCATCGGCGCTGCTGTTCCGGCGAGGCTGTCATTCGGAGTCCTGCTCTATACTCCCCGTCATGAAGCGCACCCACTACGTCGCCGACCTCCGCCCCCAGCACGCGGGCCAGACCGTTACGCTGGCTGGCTGGGTCAACCGTGTCCGTGATTTTCCCGGTCAATATTTCGTGATTCTGCGCGACCGCAGCGGCATCGTGCAGGTCACGGTCGAGCAGGATAATCCGGCTTACAGCGTAGCTGGCGAGCTGAAAGCCGAGTACGTGGTGGAAGTGACCGGCACCGTGCGCGAGCGCGGCGAGGCGCAGCGCACCGACGCCTATCCGACCGGTGGCATCGAGATCGTTCCCAGCGAGATTCGGCTGCTCAACCGCGCTGCCACGCCTGCGTTTCAGGTCGATGGCTCCCCGATCAACGTGGGCGAAGACATCCGGCTGAAGTTCCGGTATCTCGACCTGCGCCGCCGCGAAATGCAGGACGTGCTGCGGCTGCGGTCGCGGGTGCAGGCCGAGATTACCCGCTTTCTGGACGGAGAGGGCTTCGTGAACGTCGAAACCCCGATGCTGACGCGCTCCACCCCGGAAGGCGCACGCGATTTCCTGGTTCCGTCGCGCTTGAGCCAGGGCGAGTTCTACGCGCTGCCGCAGTCGCCTCAGCTCTTCAAACAGCTGCTGATGATCGCCGGGCTGGACCGGTACTTCCAGTTTGCCCGCTGCTTCCGCGATGAGGACCTGCGTGCAGACCGTCAGCCTGACTTTACCCAGCTCGATATGGAAATGAGCTTCGTGGAGCTGGATGACGTGCTGGAGCTGAATGAGGCGCTGCTGCGGCACGTGTTTCAGGCGGTGCTGAATGTGGAACTACCCAGCCCGTTCCCGCGCATCTCGTACCGTGAGGCGATGGACCGCTACGGCTCCGACAAGCCCGATCTGCGCTTCGAACACGCCCTGAGCGACGTGACGGCGCTGTTTCAGGGCGGCGACTTCAAGGCATTTGCCGAGGCGGGCACGGTCAAGGCGATGGTGGCGCCCGATCTGACGCGCAAGCAGATCGACGAGCTGGAGCGGGTCGCCAAACAGAACGGTGCAAAGGGACTGGGGTGGGTCAAGCGCACGCCGGAGGGCTTCAGCGGCGGCATCGGCAAATTTGTGGCAGGAGTGGCCGACGCGCTGATCGGAGCGACGGGCGTGCAGGAAGGTCAGACGCTGCTGTTCTCGGCGGGCGAGTGGCGGCCCGCTGTCGAGGCGCTGGGAGCGGTTCGCAACGCCCTGCGCGACATGTTCGACCTCGCGGCGGACGGCCCACGCTTCCATATCAGCTGGGTCACGGAATTCCCGCAGCTCGACCAGGACCCGGAAACAGGCACCTGGACGTATATGCACCACCCTTTCACCGCGCCGCACCCCGACGACGTGGCGCTGTTCGGTACGCCCCGGCAGGGTGAGATTCGCGCCCAGGCGTATGATCTGGTGCTCAACGGCTTCGAGGTCGGGGGCGGCAGCATCCGTATTCACGACCCAGAGGTGCAGGCGAAGATGTTCGGGGCCATCGGCTTTACCGAAGCTGCCGCCCGCGAGAAGTTCGGCTTCTTCCTCGACGCCCTGAGCAGCGGTACGCCTCCGCACGGCGGCATTGCCTGGGGGTTTGATCGCCTGATCATGCTGATGAGCGGCGCATCGAATATCCGCGAGGTGATCGCCTTTCCCAAGAACAACCGGGGGCTGGACCTGATGGCGCTCGCTCCCTCTCCCGTCGACGACGCGCAACTGGCCGAGGTCGGCGTGCAGGTACGTTTACCGGCGGAGTGATCAACGGGCTGCCGCCTCTGAAGCGCTGAAGAAATCAGCAGGGCAGCAGTCGCAGACGGACTGGGGATGGTGCAGACGATCTGCCTTGTCCGTCTGCTGTTCCCTCTCTCCCTGGTCGATGCGGAGGAGCTTGTTCACGTTGCTTAGTATGGAGCCACTGAATATCAGGCCCACATCGAGGCGGTAGCAACGACGCTCGAACAGGTCGCGGAAGTCCTGAAATACGAAGCCCAGATCGGCAGGCCCCTGACCGACGCCGAAGCTGAGGCTTATCTGCACAGGATGTCAGCGGAAAACTGAGGGTATGGGGGCGGAGTCGGCCCCCTTTTGAATGGACAGTTAAGTGAATTAATTCACGTTATTTCCTATTCGTGAAAGATATCTTTCCTGGTCGTCCAGCATCTATGATTCAGCCTACAACTGTAATTGCAGTGTCTAAATTATGTCTTGACCAGAATGTTATTCTGTTATAAACTAACTCTATGAAGCTAAGCGATGTCCAGAGACGATTGCAGGCCCCGTTCTCCTCGCATCTGGTCGGGTGGAAGCCAACCGCTTTCACCAAGGATCGTAGCCGGGCGCTGCTGCTGGCGTATGTCGATGCCCGCACGGTGCAGGACCGACTGGACGCCATCTGCCCCGATGCCTGGAGTTTTGAAATCGAGGTGATTCCCGGCACCACCTCCCCCACTGTCAAGGGCCGCCTGACCGTACTGGGCGTCGCACGTGAGGACATTGGCGAGGCGGGCGAGGGTGAGTACGGCACGCTGAAGGCAGCTGCCTCGGACGCCCTGAAGCGCTGCGCGGTGCAGTTCGGCATCGGGCGCTATCTGTATGACCTGCCCAAGACCTGGGCCGACTGGAACGACGCCAAGCGCGAGCCGCTGCACACGCCAGAGCTGCCGGAATGGGCGCGGCCCGACTTCGAACGCAGCCCCGGCGGCGCTCATATCGTGCAGGCGATGGATCAGCTCCGCTATGAAATTCCGGTCGATCTCGATCTTCAGCGCGAGGTGTACCGCCACCTCAAGGCCGCGCTTCAGAGCCTCGAACCCGAATCGGGCCGCGCCGCATGAGACACTCGTCTCGGCCATCTCGTCTGAGCACGCTGGGATTCATGGGCCTGCTGCTGGCGCTGATGCTGGTGTCAGGGTGGCTGACGCGGCTGCTCTGACAAAACACCCCACCGAACGCAAGGTGAGCCAAGTTGTCTGGCTCACCTTCTCTGTTGTGGTCTCCAGGCCATAGCTCAGGGCTGCTCCCTCCTCTACACTGCCTGCATGTTGGGTCTGACCTGTATCGATGTCGATGGAACCCTGGTGGGTTCGAGCAATGAAGTGCTGCCGCAGGTCTGGGACGCTGCGGAGCGGGCCGTGGCAGCAGGCATGCACCTGTGCCTGTGCAGCGGGCGGCCTGCCTTCGGGAAGGCGCTGGAGTATGCGCGGCGGCTCGATCCACACGGCTGGCACGTGTTCCAGAACGGAGCCAGTGTGGTGAATATGGAAACTGGCGAGTCGATGAGCGAGGGCCTGCCGCACGATCTGCTGCTGGAACTGGTCGAGAAGTCGCGGAAGCTGGGGCGCATTCTGGAGGTCTATACCGACAGCGAGTACGCGGTGGAATCCACCGAGCGTATGGCGGTCGATCATGCCGCGCTGCTGGGGGTGCCGTACGTGCAGCGCGACCCGCTGAGCCTGACCGGGCAGATCGTCAGAGTGCAGTGGGTCGTGCCGATTGCCGAAACCGAAGCGGTGCTGGCCGAGTCACACGAGGGCCTGAGTCTGCATCCGGCAGGCAGTCCGGCCATGCCCGACACCATGTTCATCAGCGTGACGCGGGAAGGCGTGAGCAAGGCGTCGGCGGTTCGCAACGTAGCTGCCAAATACCATCTGCAACTGAGCGACGTGATGATGGTGGGCGACGGCGAAAACGACGTATCGGTGATGAACGAGGTCGGGCATCCGGTGGCGATGGGCAACGCGGTTGCCGGAGCGCTGGCAGCCTCGCGCTACACGGTCGGCAGCGTGGAAGACGCCGGACTGGTCGAAGCGCTGGATCTGGCGCTGAAGCTGGAACGGACCGACGTGCTCCCAGTCGGCTGAACACAGGTGCTGGTTCTCCTCTTCTGGCGCTCAGATATTCAGCGCCAGAAGAGTTTGGGTACAGTAAGTGAAAGTATTCACGAAAAGTTCTAGTTGTGAATTTATTATTCAGTCTTTAGCGGTCAGCAAAGAAGTGCGCCGTCTACCGTAGACGGCGCACCCTTTCCTTCTCTGCTTACATCGCGCTGGGAATCTGAATGCCGAGCAGATCGAGCGCTTCTTCCATCGCTGCCCGCAGGCGCTGCACCAGAGCGAGGCGGGCTTCGCGCAGACCAGCGGGCGATTGCAGCACGTTGGTGGCGGGCTTTCCGTCTGCTCCTCGGGCGTTGTACCAGCCGTTGAAAGCTGTCGCCAGATCAAGCGCGTACTGCGCCACCACATGCGGGCTGTGAATGCGAACGGAGGTGTTCACCACCGCTGGGAAGCGCTCGACCACCTTGGCAAGTTCCAGTTCCAGCGGAGTAATCAGGCTCCAGTCGGCACCTTCGGCGCTGTACCCCGCCTCTGCCGCTTTCTTCAGGATGTTGGATGCGCGGACCGCCGCGTACTGTACATACGGCGCGGTATCGCCCTGAAGGGCCAGCGCCTGATCCCAGCGGAAGTCGAGGGTGCGGGTCGGCTCGCTCTTCAGCATGGCGAAGCGGATCGCCCCGATGGAGATGCGCCGCACGATCTCGCGGCCTTCGTCGGTGCCCACGATTTCCGGCTTCAGCGTCTGCATCAGCGCCGTGACGCGCACTTCGGCCTCGTCCATCACATCGTCGGCACTCACGCCGATGCCCCTGCGCCCGCTGATCGTCTGGCCCTCGAAAGTCACGAAGGCGTAGGACAGGTGGATGCTGCGGGCTTCCTGCTCGGGGTGGCCCGCCACGCCCAGGCTGGCCTTTACCACCTTCTGCGGGTGCTCCTGGCGCGAGTCGATCACGTTGATGACCTCCTCAGCATGCCCAAAACGCCGCTGCGTGTCGGGCTGGCCCTGCGGGTGGCTCGTCCAGATCATCTTGCCTTCGGGGTCCGCGAAAAATGGCTCGAACTTCATGCCCTCGAACAGGCCGAACTTCCAGAACTGATACCCGATGTCTTTGGCGGCATACATGGCGCTGCCGTCCGAGCGCATCAGCACCACCTTGGGTTCTTCCAGGCCTGGCATAAACTCCGACACGTCCATCACGAAGGCTCCGGCGAATTTGCCCTTTTGCGGGTGACTGGTATAGCGCGAGTCTTTCAGGATGTTCATGGCGCTGCTCAGAAAGCCGCTGCCCACCACGTCCGATTCCCAGTTCAGCAGGTCGTAGCGTGCGCCCAGCCGGAAACAGGTCTGGAGGTGCGCCGCCACGATCTTCTCGATTTCACTTCTCAGCTCTCCGGTTTCGAGCCGGTGAATGATCTCGCGGATGCCCGGTTCCAGCTCGGCTTTCTGCGGATCGGCATTCAGGCGCACGTAGCCTTCGCCCACGAAATGATCGTATTTCTGCTCGCCGTCCCAGTGCAGACCGTAGTGCTGCTGGGCATACAGGCTCTCGGCGGCCTGCCTGCCGGTGTCGTCGATGTAATTCTGCACCTCGACCTCGTGGCCTGCCGCCCGGAAGATGCGGGCCATGCTGTCGCCCAGCGTCACGTTCCGCACATGCCCGACGTGCAGTTCCTTGTTGGGGTTCACGCTGGTATGCTCGATCACCACTTTGCCCGATGCCACGCTCAGCACGGGTTTTTCCTGCACCACGCCGCGCACGAAGGCCCCGGCATCCACGAAGAAATTGAGGTACGGCCCCAGCGCCTCGGCACGGGCGATGCCGTCTGGAAGCACCACGCTCGACGCGAGCTGACCCGCGATGGCGGCGGGGTTCTGGCGCAGCGCCTTTGCCAGCAGAAAGGCGGCAGGCGTGCCGTAGTCGCCGGGCTTGCCGGGGGGCGTTTCCTGAATGACCACTTCGATGTCTGCGCCCAGCGTGCGGGCGGCATTCTCGACGGCCTGTTTGAGCGAGTGCTTGAAATCCATATCGGTGCAGTCTAACAGCTCCCTCAGGAGGAGCTTAAGATGACGTCACCTCAGCGTCAGCTTCGGCTGTCAGGATGAGAGGTATGAAGAACGGAATGAAGATGGTGGCGGGCGGCGCAGTGCTGGCGGGTATTCTCGCTTCGTGCGGATCAGTCGGCGGCACCGGGGACGGCAGCGCTTCGCTGTATGTGTCGGATGTCAAAACAGAGTACCGGACAGCAGACGGAACCTATGTCGGCTGTGACAACGTATCCAATACCAGTACACCGTCTCAGACCACTGTTGCAACCGCTTTTACTCTGGCTGGCTCAATCAGCTCGGTCAATGTGAATTTGAAGGGAAATAGCAAGGCTGATTACGACAATAACTACAATGCCACCTTCTATCCCGGCGACATCAGCAATGCAGGGGCACAGAGCTATAAAGCGACGTTTGTAGCCGATTCTTCACTTCCGAACAGCACCGGGTTGCTGCCGCAGTCGGTGCATCCACAGGGAATCGTCGTCAACCCCAACACCGCGACCTATGTCAAGCTCGTTACGACGGACTCCCCTCAGGGTTCATTCCGTTCGGTGGTCACCGTTACCAGCACGACCGG
Above is a genomic segment from Deinococcus ruber containing:
- a CDS encoding alanine--glyoxylate aminotransferase family protein — its product is MLPSDLTTLFDDHQPHTLLTPGPTPIHPDATRAFLRPMLGHMDREVFALNRAIQTDLQTMYGTAEGAFTALLAGTGSLGMEAGFANLVERGDEVLVCANGSFGRRMAEMAARYGARVRLVTAPLGEAIDPQEVAAHLDGVQMVAVVHGETSTGVLNPVPAIAELVRHSGALLTVDAVTTAGMEPFHAEAWGVDYAYTGAQKCLSAPPGLAPIMVSERAFSRFSARRTQTPSWYTDFEGLRAYWSDHTYHHTVPVNLHFAFHAALRAALTEGLEARALRVRRMGQAIFAALSPLGFSHYVKREADRLPTVLALRLPEGLDDAGLRSRLRDRNISITGGLGPTAGLIWRLGLMGEAARPQPYRIFLGALEDLLGERGLVERFQDSWTASASVSGEPEQPEHRAVVTR
- a CDS encoding enoyl-CoA hydratase-related protein, whose translation is MSSEPRITTERRGPVLLMGLNRPAKGNAFDIAMLHGLADAFTQLEDDAGLRCGVVFAHGALFTGGLDLTDVAPALATGALALPPETVDP
- a CDS encoding IPT/TIG domain-containing protein, whose protein sequence is MRVFFLSSLLTVGAVGLGLTSCAPAAQVAGVTVTPVLIKLSPAAARGENVTVQGRYLGGPATSKVLLGADGNGAGGYAIPASAVVSWTDSQIVFTVPSNAPVGGSWLYVEVGGMRSTGLPFSVRQ
- a CDS encoding diacylglycerol/lipid kinase family protein — translated: MRILVLFNPKSGKGKSTVMQCAELLRSAGCEVVVRELGPQLPVQDAVHDVVSFQRVIAAGGDGTVSSVAYALRYKNVPVLAYPAGTANLIALNLGMPDHPAALAELVLQGHAVRVDLGELETGGQTCGFAMLAGAGADAHMIRESEDLKARFGVLAYIFSALKQLNPRRTTFSLVVDGVPRHIDGIGVMIANFGKASYGLPIQGAINPSDGRFMVIVLKAGNVLQLLPNVIDSVRSRLNLGDPIFAGNGSVETFAARELSVEAAEPFPLQYDGELHEETTPFTARVLPGAIRFVTAPGSTDLST
- the lnt gene encoding apolipoprotein N-acyltransferase, whose product is MAESLRYSGPVRQLRSSVPFVLLCLLLGAVLGLCGLPLPWSFLTPLPLAGVLWLAASAAPPRQVAGRLFWIMTAYFAVQLWWLTQFMVQLSGMPWGGVLVLPLFLIEGGFWALLGWLAARAVRDPLARVWALAGGWVLLEWLRTLGPLAFPWSGMGATLLPTPLSQTADVWGALGLSVLVVVTAASVVSLAYRRWRMPVLTLLLWVGGSVYGLTRSAAAGTEGRALLVRTDFDSFGRASGSLGFEQQFQRLLQLSQARQPGELTIWSETAIINAPDLLRAPAPGIYGVYSSAGGNTAQSWDGTSPGSVVYTKLKPVPFGEFFPFSGPLNALYTWIFHLFGIPNFDPPPSGNAAEPLRLNGVLYGTYICYDSIFSWVARQMVLGGAQVLVNVSNDGWYQGWGVTQHFQMGRLRAIETRRWVLRSVNKGVLGVIDDLGRPVSTLDSGEGVLHARYQLLGGQTLYVKLGDLPALLGALALLLLAWRTQRRASRWR
- a CDS encoding metallophosphoesterase family protein gives rise to the protein MRLAILSDIHGNIHALTSVKRFLNEHAITQVIVLGDLVGYGASPGPVIDFVRREGWTCSLGSSDARVAFDMQRSERRGVADTVLAWTAQTLAPEQMDFLRRLPAGGRTNTPVGRLRYFHGSPYDLDQRIDLMGQEREMEALAEQLGARVVVAGGTHVPFVRHVAETTFIDPGSVGLSLNHEPGADVVILELQGLRPKVSLHKVPYDYHSAAFDIMAWSLPPVIAEVIKTGKMG
- the hisS gene encoding histidine--tRNA ligase — protein: MALQRPKGTQDHLPDGSPKLSSEISSSAFRHVTQTARTVLERAGASFIATPIFEESELVTRGVGGSTDIVRKEMFKVFYAGDHGGFVMRPEGTAGIVRAYIQNGLKQLPAPLKLWTHGPMFRAENVQKGRLRQFHQVDYEVIGSADALVDAEAIWLMVEVVRELGLSGVQVKLGSIGDPSDRETYNAYLKELFTPHAERLSDDSKDRLTRNPMRILDSKSATDQGIIAELNVRPMLDFLGEEAAAHFAQVRAYLDAWGVAYEVDPSIVRGLDYYRRTAWELHHQNIGAKSALGGGGRYDGLAAELGGPDTPGIGWAFGIERILIALEAEGIQIPTSAGPVIYIAALDAEYVPLAAKAALSLRASMRAEFGYKHQKPGNAFREGERRGATYTALIGSDEAATGTLAVKHLGTGEQSAVKLEELAEFLTTDS